In Onychostoma macrolepis isolate SWU-2019 chromosome 04, ASM1243209v1, whole genome shotgun sequence, one DNA window encodes the following:
- the LOC131538760 gene encoding gastrula zinc finger protein XlCGF8.2DB-like isoform X3 produces the protein MAFIKEESEDMKIEEAFRVKHEDTEEQTDLKTLKEESQELNEKEDNVQHEKYDSCSHTEKTSQKRAQKTANRSYFTCQQCGKSFNKKGILEVHVRIHTGEKPYTCQQCGKSFIRKGNLNYHLRVHTGNKPFICQQCGKRFTEKGNLNLHMRIHTGEKPFTCKLCGKSFIQKSNLKRHMTLYTGEKPYACSQCERSFTDKQHLNDHMRIHTGERPFTCKMCGKSFIRKAHLKNHMKIHSGEKPFVCSQCPRSFSHKHGLDDHMRIHSVEKYFTCQQCGKSFNRKEFLEVHMRVHTGEKPYTCQQCGKSFIRKGNLTNHLKVHTAKKPCLPTV, from the exons ATGgcatttattaaagaggagagtgaagacatgaagattgaagaagcattcagagtcaaacatgaagatactgaggaacaaacag acCTGAAGACACTGAAAGAGGAGAGTCAAGAACTCAATGAAAAGGAAGATAATGTTCAGCATGAGAAATATGATAGTTGCTCACATACTGAAAAGACTTCCCAAAAAAGAGCTCAAAAGACAGCAAACAGAAGTTatttcacctgccaacagtgtgggaAAAGTTTCAACAAAAAGGGAATCCTTGAAGTCCAcgtgagaattcacactggagaaaagccttacacttgccaacagtgtggaaagagtttcattCGAAAAGGAAACCTTAATTACCAtctgagagttcacactggaaaCAAACCCTTTAtttgccaacagtgtggaaagagattTACTGAAAAAGGAAACCTTAATCttcacatgagaattcatactggagagaagcctttcacctgcaaactgtgtggaaagagtttcattcaaaaatcaaaccTTAAAAGACACATGACTCTttatactggagagaaaccttatgCATGCTCTCAATGTGAAAGGAGTTTTACAGATAAACAACATCTCAATgaccacatgagaattcacaccggagagagGCCGTTCACCTGCAAAAtgtgtggaaagagcttcatTCGAAAAGCACACCTTAAAAACCACATGAAAATTCACAGTGGAGAGAAACCTTTCGTATGTTCTCAATGTCCAAGGAGTTTTTCACATAAACATGGCCTTGATGACCACATGAGAATTCATTCTGTAGAGAAATatttcacctgccaacagtgtggaaagagtttcaacAGAAAGGAATTCCTTGAAgtccacatgagagttcacactggagaaaagccttacacttgccaacagtgtggaaagagtttcattCGAAAAGGGAACCTTACAAACCATCTGAAAGTTCACACTGCAAAGAAACCCTGTCTGCCAACAGTGTAG